The following coding sequences lie in one Corynebacterium humireducens NBRC 106098 = DSM 45392 genomic window:
- a CDS encoding Na/Pi symporter, with protein MTAEQIRPVPLPGTQHFINPKQIPAERDFGALSAFGATVRWMGVAGAVFMLIMAVYLILDGALGLGSTGVARLFDLATNPVIGLLIGILATAAIQSSTAVTALTVTAVGTGGISLSVAIPIILGANIGTTITASIVAFSYIGDRTSFRRAFASASLHTWFNTLFALAAFILELAFQPLSRFANIVSGSVGGEDPSDTGRGLFQLYSPLIDALGVDGLLGSLFDRRLAAVLAILLGTLLVLAAIRIINAQLSVLTAATTRTLLERSSGASDALGVTSGTLVTMAVNASSVTVSSLLPFSVARTLTMREVLSVTLGANVGTTLMALLAALAVPGQLGVLAVQAALVHVIFNVLGTMLVLVFPPLRARIIALAELSGRVAARGYSVAAAAMAMGYFFIPALVILVYSLAT; from the coding sequence ATGACTGCTGAACAAATCAGGCCGGTCCCGCTCCCTGGTACCCAGCACTTCATCAACCCGAAGCAGATCCCTGCGGAACGCGACTTCGGCGCCCTCTCCGCCTTCGGGGCCACGGTGCGCTGGATGGGTGTGGCCGGCGCTGTGTTCATGCTGATCATGGCGGTGTACCTCATCCTCGACGGTGCCCTCGGACTCGGCTCCACCGGCGTCGCACGACTCTTCGACCTGGCGACCAACCCCGTCATCGGCCTGCTCATCGGCATCCTCGCCACCGCCGCCATCCAGTCCTCCACCGCCGTGACCGCGCTGACCGTCACGGCCGTCGGCACCGGCGGCATCTCCTTGTCCGTGGCGATCCCCATCATCCTCGGCGCGAACATCGGCACGACGATCACGGCGTCGATAGTGGCGTTCAGCTACATCGGCGACCGGACCAGCTTCCGCCGCGCCTTCGCCTCGGCGTCGCTGCACACCTGGTTCAACACCCTGTTCGCGCTGGCCGCCTTCATCCTGGAACTGGCGTTCCAGCCGCTGAGCAGATTCGCCAACATCGTCTCCGGGTCGGTCGGCGGCGAGGACCCCTCCGACACCGGACGCGGCCTGTTCCAGCTCTACTCCCCGCTCATCGACGCCCTCGGCGTCGACGGCCTCCTCGGCTCACTGTTCGACCGCCGCCTGGCCGCCGTGCTGGCGATCCTGCTGGGCACCCTGCTGGTGCTCGCCGCGATCCGCATCATCAACGCGCAGCTGTCCGTGCTCACCGCCGCGACCACCCGCACCCTCCTGGAGCGTTCGTCCGGCGCCTCCGACGCCCTCGGCGTCACGTCCGGCACCCTGGTCACCATGGCCGTCAACGCCTCCTCGGTGACCGTCTCCTCCCTGCTGCCCTTCTCCGTGGCCCGCACCCTGACGATGCGTGAGGTCCTGTCCGTGACGCTCGGCGCCAACGTCGGCACCACGCTCATGGCCCTGCTCGCGGCCCTGGCCGTGCCGGGCCAGCTCGGTGTCCTGGCGGTGCAGGCGGCGCTCGTGCACGTGATCTTCAACGTGCTGGGCACCATGCTGGTGCTCGTCTTCCCGCCGCTGCGCGCCCGGATCATCGCCCTGGCGGAGCTCTCCGGACGGGTGGCCGCCCGCGGCTACTCCGTCGCGGCGGCGGCCATGGCCATGGGCTACTTCTTCATCCCCGCGCTGGTCATCCTCGTCTACTCGCTCGCGACCTGA
- a CDS encoding multidrug ABC transporter permease yields MFLNILAAEFTKLRTTASFWWTTLLFILIGLGWAALTGSTTLPAEGGFPTLWASATATTVYLIGFPVLMIQAVMIVTTEYRYHVQSATYMAVPRRWTVALAKLLLYAAFAAALTFVVVVVGFYLAKWLAPASAGEMFRPFRDAAAQEIMWVYPAAAAMLVMISQGVALLLRQTAGTVALMLIWFMGLEAVFRLIPRVGHRIGSYLPFENLRSFLTDHPLEEVPWDIHGAGAYFLLWAAVAWVLGVVVLQRRDA; encoded by the coding sequence CTGTTCATCCTCATCGGGCTCGGCTGGGCGGCGCTCACCGGCTCGACCACGTTGCCCGCCGAGGGCGGGTTCCCCACGCTGTGGGCGTCGGCGACCGCGACGACGGTCTACCTCATCGGCTTCCCGGTCCTCATGATCCAGGCGGTCATGATCGTGACCACCGAGTACCGCTACCACGTGCAGTCGGCCACCTACATGGCGGTGCCGCGGCGCTGGACCGTCGCCCTGGCGAAGCTGCTGCTCTACGCGGCCTTCGCGGCGGCGCTCACGTTCGTGGTGGTGGTCGTGGGCTTCTACCTGGCGAAGTGGCTGGCACCGGCGTCCGCGGGGGAGATGTTCCGGCCCTTCCGGGACGCCGCGGCGCAGGAGATCATGTGGGTCTACCCGGCGGCGGCCGCGATGCTGGTGATGATCAGTCAGGGGGTGGCGCTGCTGCTGCGGCAGACCGCCGGCACGGTGGCGCTCATGCTGATCTGGTTCATGGGCCTGGAGGCGGTCTTCCGACTCATCCCCCGGGTGGGGCACCGGATCGGTTCCTACCTGCCGTTCGAGAACCTCCGGTCCTTCCTCACCGATCACCCGCTGGAGGAGGTGCCCTGGGACATCCACGGCGCGGGAGCCTACTTCCTGCTGTGGGCGGCGGTGGCGTGGGTGCTGGGGGTCGTGGTGCTGCAGCGTCGCGATGCCTGA